From Ammospiza caudacuta isolate bAmmCau1 chromosome 23, bAmmCau1.pri, whole genome shotgun sequence, one genomic window encodes:
- the BSX gene encoding brain-specific homeobox protein homolog, translating to MNLNFTSPVLPVSTGRPTSFFIEDILLHKPKALREVPPEHFPGSLASRVPLLDYGYPLMPTPTLLAPHPHPALHKPEHHHHHHPYFLTASGMPVPALFQHHAHAELPGKHCRRRKARTVFSDSQLSGLEKRFEIQRYLSTPERVELATALSLSETQVKTWFQNRRMKHKKQLRKTQDEPKQAAGEESREQSQSSPEPELPEAAAPQPRQGPPGPFVLQDAEDEVDILEEGDICPHRL from the exons ATGAACCTCAACTTCACCTCGCCGGTGCTGCCGGTGTCCACGGGCCGGCCCACGTCCTTCTTCATCGAGGACATCCTCCTGCACAAGCCCAAAGCCCTGCGGGAGGTGCCCCCCGAGCACTTCCCCGGCTCGCTGGCCTCCCGCGTGCCCCTCTTGGACTATGGGTACCCCCTGATGCCCACCCCGACCCTGCTGGCGCCGCACCCGCACCCCGCCCTGCACAAGCCGGagcatcaccaccaccaccacccctaTTTCCTCACCGCCTCGG GGATGCCGGTGCCGGCGCTGTTCCAGCACCACGCTCACGCCGAGCTGCCCGGGAAGCATTGCCGCCGCCGCAAAGCCCGCACCGTCTTCTCCGACTCGCAGCTCTCCGGCCTGGAGAAGAGGTTTGAGATCCAGCGCTACCTGTCCACGCCCGAGCGGGTGGAGCTGGCCACGGCCCTCAGCCTCTCCGAGACGCAG GTGAAAACCTGGTTCCAGAACCGCCGCATGAAGCACAAAAAGCAGCTGCGCAAGACGCAGGACGAGCCCAAGCAGGCGGCCGGGGAGGAGAGCcgggagcagagccagagctcccCCGAGCCCGAGCTGCCCGAGGCGGCCGCGCCCCAGCCCCGCCAGGGCCCCCCCGGCCCCTTCGTGCTGCAGGACGCCGAGGACGAGGTGGACATCCTGGAGGAGGGGGACATCTGTCCCCATCGCCTCTAG